In Pseudothermotoga sp., the DNA window TGTACACCAGTTGCTTCACTTCTTGCTTTTTCTTTGCTCCGTCCTTTGGCCTTTCCACGATGCACACGCCCAGCACGATGAGTCTTCCGATGATGTTGAACAACTCTAGAACGTTCATACAAGCACCTCCTCGAAAATGGCCCCCCGAAGGGGGCCAACGATCAAAGCAGGTTGAAAAATTCGTTCGTGTTGGTCTGTACGATCGCAGCCCTGTCCTTCACGTACCCTGTTGGCACCGCACCCAAGCTGATCAACATGTCCATGGCTTGAGAAAGCTGTTGTGAAGTCAAATTCGTTTTCGGATTTGGCACGACGATCCTTCGTCTCTTGCCGTCCGCTTGGTTCACAAAGTCAAGAAAGAGTCTTTTCATTCGCTACACCTCCTCAGATCACCTGTGCGACGCTGATCAGATAAGCTTCCTGAACCGAATAGTCGCTCAGTGTACCGATCAGCTCGGCGATCTGCTGTGCTTGAACTGGTCCGACGGAGTCTTCGACGCTGTAGGTGGAACGTCTCAGAACGGGCCTGCCAGATTCATCCACTTCGTGCGTGTTGAAAACGATCCTGATCTGTTTCATCCCAGCACCTCCTCACACGTTTTGGAAGGAGCGCTCCCCGAAGTTATAGATACGAACGTGCGGTTGAACGGAGTGAAACGATATAGATACAATTGTATACAAACAGGTCAACGTCCAGAAGTGTCCTTCATCCTGGTAGAGCCTGC includes these proteins:
- a CDS encoding DUF2922 domain-containing protein: MKRLFLDFVNQADGKRRRIVVPNPKTNLTSQQLSQAMDMLISLGAVPTGYVKDRAAIVQTNTNEFFNLL